The DNA segment GGAAACTTAGGTGGCGAAGCaatggttttcttttttaattgggcAACTAAGCAGCCGGCGATAACTAAGGACATTAATAGTTATCGCGTGATAATAAAAGCGCTAGGGAGAAGAAAATTCTTTAGATTTGTGATGACAATGCTGCGTGACATGAGGGTCGAAGGCGTTAGCATTGATTTGGAGACGCTATCGATTGTGTTGGACGCTTTCGTTAGGGACCATCAAGTGTCAAAAGCAATACAGATTTTTGGGAACTTAGAGGAGTTTGGATTGAAATGTGATACCGAGTCTTTGAATGTGCTTTTACGATCTCTCTGTCAGCGGTCCCATGTTGGTGCTGCAAATTCATTTTTGAATTCGATTAGAGGGAAGACACCGTTCGATAGTATGTCATACAATATCATTGTTGGTGGGTGGTCGAAATTTGGTCGAGTTAGCGAAATGGAGAGTGTTTTGGAGGCAATGTTGGCAGATGGGTTTAGTCCTGATAGCTTTACTTTCAGTTATCTTATTGAGGGTTTAGGAAGGGCTGGTCGGATTGATGATGCTGTTCAGATTTTTAAGAACATGGAGAAGAAAGGTTGCTTGCCAGACACTGGAGTTTACAATGCAATAATATCTAACTTTATATCTGTTGGAGATTATGACGAATGTGTGAAATATTATAAGAGTATGTTGAGTAATAGCTGTGAGCCTGATATTTCTACTTTTACCAAATTAATTGCTGCTTTTCTTAAGGCTCGCAAAGTTGCTGATGCACTGGAAATGTTTGATGAGATGTTAAGTCGTGGGATTCTTCCCAGTACGGGGACTATAACCTCTTGGATTGAACCTTTATGCAGCTATGGTCCGCCCCATGCTGCTATGGTCATTTACaataaagcaagaaaatttGGATGTAGAATATCTCTGAGTGGTTATAAACTATTGCTTATGCGGCTTTCTAGGTTTGGTAAATGCGGAATTTTGTTAAATGTATGGGACGATATGCATGAATGCGGTCATTCTTCGGATATGCAAGTTTATGAGTATGTCATCAATGGCCTTTGCAACACAGGGCAACTTGAAAATGCTGTACTGGTTATGGAGGAGTGTTTGCGGAAAGGTTTTTGCCCAGGCAGGCTTATATATAGCAAACTAAATAACAAGCTATTGGCTTCGGATAAAGTTGAGAGGGCTTACAAGCTGTATTTGAAAATCAAACGTGCTCGTCGTGATGAAAATGCTAGGATATATTGGCGTGCTAATGGCTGGCATTTTTAAACTGGCATGTTTGTCGGCAGCAAGTGCAATTTGTTTGTCCCTTGCTTTGTCCCACTACGGGTTCATTACTTGCATGCAGTATGAAATAATCCCTCTAGTAAGTACATGACTGACgttcttttaataatatattttagaacACCCACGAGATTAGTCAGGATGTTGTTCCTGGACACCCCTtgccaataaaaagaaaaattatattttagaacCTGGTTTGTACACTCTTTCCAAGAAATCACTTTCTCTGCTTTTTGAAAAACTATGTTTTGAGAAGCTCTGTTTTCTGATATCATTATttctttatgtaatcttttatGCGTATCTTGCTAGGATAGCTGTCACAGTAGTATATTTATTTTCAGCTTCTTAGGTTGGCGTAAGGTTTCGCTGTGCTCATGCGAATCCTCTAGATATTAGGCATATGCAAATGATCTGAATAAGTCATCGGCTTTTAGCTTCAAATTGTCTGAAATTCAACTTGCTAATTCACGTTAAACATAATTATGCATGATGCCCTTCAGATGACAGTTTGGTGAAGGTCCAACTGATGATGCCCTTCACAGTCAGTTGTCCATAAATGCCTTCGATCTTTGATTATTAAATGTAGTTGATTACACACTTTGTttcattttagttatttatatttcaaCCCTCGATTTTTCTCTGTAAAACTAAATGTACATAATTTCTACTTCGTTTAGCGTTCTGAATATCAGTTGTTCATCATATAGTGTGTTCCTTTTACTTTACATGCGAGCCACGATCTATACAAACTTTTATTTCATGTGTTTGAACATTACATTTAACTTCCCTTTTCTTATCCGCATCATTGTTCATAATTTCCAACCTTCTGTCGTCCTGGTTTGGCATGTTTGATTCGTACCGTGTTTTTTAATTTCCAGAAATATCAAAAAGATGAAACAATATTGCCTGTACTCGGattgtaagatttttttttttttcctgtgagTGTATTTTGTACTCACATGTGATTGTTTGTTAAAATGCAGTCTGTTGTAATCATACCTGAAGCTGGAGTGCAACTTGAAGCTCACCATTGGAGGTAGTTCTTTCATCAAAAATTATACTTGCGGTTCCCTTTATGAATCAGTGTATGAAATCCGTTTCAATTGTGAGTAGCATCAAAGAGATATGAATAGATAGCTGCGAGGCCTATCCTTTACAATTCTAAAAGTTTTCTTTCTGGCCTTTTTTTCTAATCTACAGAGAAATATGACACCGTTTACTTATTAATGGAGACTGGTAAGATATGTTGGTGCATGCCCATTATATTTTACAGCTGGATATCATTATCGTTAGACATTGCTAAAAGGACGACGTTATATCTTCTGTTCAGGGCATTGAAAACTTGTGAAGCCACATGGATGCTTGAATCAAGTCATAACCAAGGAGAGTGGTGATGAGAAATCTAGCAAACTGTGAAGCAGAAGATACTGAATTGGGAAAAATAGAAGGGTGGGGGTTTAGGTGTCTATCTTGAATCAGTTGGGCACCAATAAATTGGTGAATGTGAGCTTACATGCCCCTCCAAAAGTTTAAAAAGGAAGAATTCAGCGTTGAagtcttgaaattttttttgttgtttgttaaATTTAAGAAATTTGGAAAAGCCACCTTGTCTTAAGTGAGGTTTAAATATTGAGTtaagataagaaaaaataagttgaggtaaaagttaaaagttgaataaaatattgttagaatattattttttaatattattattattttagaatttgaaaaagttaaattgtttattatattttatgtgaaaatttgaaaaaattataataattatatgagatgagttgagatcaaTTCTGAATCAAAATGGGATAAAAGTAATTcttgattagatgaaatgtgatgaaatatttttactatccaaacaggATTTTAGtgtgcttttatttattttatataattttattttaaataaggaatatttttataaaatcgcTTATTATAATACTACCTAATTTAAAAGAACAACCTCTACTGTTATAGGAGgttcaactatatataaattttaattactaaaattttttattatttaattatataaattttaggaaatcACTTGATAAAATACGGACAAGAATAGCGTTAATCCTTATTATCTTCCTGTCATTGGCTCTGTTTCCGTCGATCGGGATCGACAAGGTAGACAATAGTCAACAGTACAATACGCCATATAACATGCCCATGCGTGTTTGCGAGGAAGAGAAGGCTGCTCTCCCTCTCCTCTTTCCTTTTCCACGCTCCAAACTCGAAATTCGTATAAAACTAACTCTGTTTCTCTCCGTCTCTCTCCTCGACCTAACCATCTAATCCAACCAATTCCTCGATCCGACGAAACTGTTTCGATTCGTGCGTATACTCTTTCGCCCACTCCCACTGTTTCGATCTTCTGTTTCGCCATTCGATTCACCATTCCCTTGAATTTTATGGTTTCTTGATCGAGTTTTGAAGTTGTGGTCTGCGGGAACGTGAATCGAAATAATTGTTGTAGAATATAAGGGGAAATGGCGGGGCAAAATCAAGGGCCGAATATGGATCAGTTCGAGGTTTACTTTAGGAGAGCGGATTTCGACGGCGATGGAAGGATCAGTGGAGCTGAAGCTGTTGCTTTCTTTCAAGGATCCAATCTGCCCAAACAAGTCCTTGCTCAGGTTTCGCCATTTTTCAACCTCCAATTTCCATTTTATAATGCATTTTATGG comes from the Carya illinoinensis cultivar Pawnee chromosome 8, C.illinoinensisPawnee_v1, whole genome shotgun sequence genome and includes:
- the LOC122319108 gene encoding putative pentatricopeptide repeat-containing protein At5g43820 is translated as MAFLPRRYLWFLVKFNNARYHSPYLSSPSSLFSFPCSTLDFPSSSLNDRPAPDHITCKANLEERLVLEQLSDLLPISPGNASAPNLFKDYNQSKQIAQVRAVDGFLLPEEKLRGIFLQKLRGKSAIEEALTNVGVELSLDVVAKVVNRGNLGGEAMVFFFNWATKQPAITKDINSYRVIIKALGRRKFFRFVMTMLRDMRVEGVSIDLETLSIVLDAFVRDHQVSKAIQIFGNLEEFGLKCDTESLNVLLRSLCQRSHVGAANSFLNSIRGKTPFDSMSYNIIVGGWSKFGRVSEMESVLEAMLADGFSPDSFTFSYLIEGLGRAGRIDDAVQIFKNMEKKGCLPDTGVYNAIISNFISVGDYDECVKYYKSMLSNSCEPDISTFTKLIAAFLKARKVADALEMFDEMLSRGILPSTGTITSWIEPLCSYGPPHAAMVIYNKARKFGCRISLSGYKLLLMRLSRFGKCGILLNVWDDMHECGHSSDMQVYEYVINGLCNTGQLENAVLVMEECLRKGFCPGRLIYSKLNNKLLASDKVERAYKLYLKIKRARRDENARIYWRANGWHF